A genomic region of Aspergillus oryzae RIB40 DNA, chromosome 1 contains the following coding sequences:
- a CDS encoding glycerophosphocholine acyltransferase (uncharacterized conserved protein) → MEDGASYSTGDSPDLQAIPSDDMLSDLDDVAGSSDSFYSPSGTPRRPSFSYQDDWETFPPLDKLTVFDLLDNFSLSQRLEKLQHTINMQKEKMKKQREKLKYTSATAKDRVVGEFKRRVPTADEQLDKYRRRMKVGVERLGKQWNATATVTLREKISFIAGVLNIFFSGYLIGAHPESFYIWFTVQLAYFMPIRYYRYHAKGYHYFLADLCYFVNLLCMLSIWAFPNSKRLFISAYCLTFGNNAVAIAMWRNSLVFHSMDKVVSLFIHIMPPATWHCIVHLTSAETLKERFPAIYDIKFSEPGSPDHFSLLSMMVWATVPYTIWQLSYHCFITVRRAEQIAAGRPTSFTWLRKSYAKAWIGKIVLSLPESLQAPAFMLIQYFYAILTMIPCPLWLWSRWASGLFLTGLFILSIHNGATYYIDVFGKRFQKELEALKKDVARWQSSPEGTASPTILTSDSAVATGTHVLDDSKGAAKNGGSDKASIDKIPLLDSTVTASGIEEAASGSPSVRERK, encoded by the exons ATGGAGGACGGCGCCTCCTACTCGACCGGTGACTCGCCTGATCTCCAGGCGATCCCAAGTGATGACATGCTGTCGGACTTGGACGATGTTGCAGGATCCTCTGATAGCTTTTATTCGCCGTCTGGCACACCGAGAAggccttccttctcatatCAGGATGATTGGGAGACCTTTCCCCCATTAGACAAGTTAACGGTCTTCGACTTGCTCGACAACTTCTCACTGTCCCAAAGACTCGAAAAGCTACAGCATACCATCAATatgcagaaagaaaagatgaagaaacagcgggagaagctgaagtACACCTCCGCAACCGCAAAGGATCGCGTGGTGGGAGAATTTAAAAGGCGCGTTCCCACTGCGGACGAGCAGCTTGACAAGTATCGCCGCCGTATGAAGGTCGGTGTTGAGCGCCTGGGGAAGCAGTGGAACGCAACCGCAACCGTTACATTACGTGAGAAGATCTCGTTCATTGCAGGTGTTCTCAACATTTTCTTCAGTGGCTATCTTATTGGAGCCCATCCGGAGTCTTTCTATATCTGGTTCACCGTACAGCTGGCCTACTTCATGCCGATTCGATACTATAGGTATCACGCGAAAGGTTATCATTACTTTCTGGCTGACCTCTGCTACTTCGTCAACCTATTATGCATGTTGAGTATTTGGGCCTTTCCAAATTCCAAGAGACTTTTCATTAGCGCGTACTGTTTGACTTTCGGCAACAACGCTGTCGCGATCGCTATGTGGCGAAACTCCCTTGTATTTCATAGTATGGACAAGGTCGTGAG TCTGTTCATTCATATTATGCCACCGGCAACCTGGCATTGTATTGTTCACTTGACTTCGGCGGAGACATTGAAGGAGAGGTTCCCAGCGATCTACGACATTAAGTTCAGTGAGCCTGGGTCGCCGGACCACTTCTCGCTCCTGTCTATGATGGTCTGGGCAACAGTACCCTATACGATATGGCAGTTATCCTATCATTGCTTTATCACCGTGCGACGTGCGGAGCAGATTGCCGCAGGACGCCCGACTAGCTTCACATGGCTCCGCAAATCATATGCCAAGGCCTGGATTGGTAAAATAGTTTTAAGCTTGCCCGAATCGTTACAGGCTCCTGCCTTTATGTTGATCCAATACTTCTATGCGATTTTGACGATGATCCCATGCCCGCTCTGGCTATGGTCCCGCTGGGCTAGCGGGCTATTCCTGACTGGGCTCTTCATATTGAGCATCCACAATGGCGCAACATACTACATTGATGTTTTTGGCAAGCGGTTCCAGAAAGAACTGGAAGCGTTGAAAAAGGATGTCGCACGGTGGCAGTCTTCTCCTGAAGGCACAGCTAGCCCGACTATTCTGACATCTGACAGCGCTGTTGCCACCGGCACGCATGTCTTGGATGATTCTAAAGGTGCTGCAAAGAATGGAGGATCCGACAAGGCAAGCATTGATAAAATACCTCTGCTTGACTCTACCGTGACCGCGAGCGGTATAGAAGAGGCTGCTTCCGGTTCCCCGTCAGTGCGAGAGAGGAAATAG
- a CDS encoding MRS7 family protein (Ca2+-binding transmembrane protein LETM1/MRS7), whose amino-acid sequence MSVSIRSARLVRNNAALRPSLIARPRFTGALGAVSAANLRINGRGLPSHIQALAILVPHHGYATEQSTSTSSSSFPPPGFNAEQAKKPIVPEPAKNDQQVVPKSELPVTPKNNAQSKDKSSEAGAVKEAAEEKKEQKKLTIGQKIKKEAQHYWDGTKLLATEVKISSRLALKMAAGYELSRREHRQLQRTVKDLGRLVPFSMFVIIPFAELLLPVALKLFPNMLPSTYEGQKAREKKALNLSSTRKEVSGFLKDTLKESGLPVTAATVKNEEFAEFFKKIRTTGEAPSTEDVIKVCKVFKDDLTLDNLSRPQLVGICKYMNLNSFGTDAMLRYNIRHRMRQIKRDDRAIFYEGVESLSVPELQMACASRGIRTHGVSPARLRDDLSTWLDLRLKQGVPSTLLVLSNAYVYAQGGKETEMSSQIEALQAVLSSIPEELFHEIELEVHNAEGAATNKQRLEVIKEQQELIEEENEQNSENEEKGVAAPKDHEDIDDKEEVTIEAKYQGQSGEAAEAVAEGEKVEEAQLKDPSTQAKDGKKETTSA is encoded by the exons ATGTCTGTCAGCATTAGATCGGCTAGACTTGTGCGCAACAATGCTGCATTACGCCCCAGTTTGATCG CCCGGCCGCGCTTCACGGGTGCATTGGGCGCAGTTTCAGCCGCCAATCTCCGGATCAATGGCCGAGGCCTTCCATCTCACATACAAGCCTTAGCAATTCTGGTCCCTCACCATGGGTACGCTACAGAGCAATCAACTTCTACCTCCTCATCGAGCTTTCCTCCGCCCGGTTTCAACGCCGAGCAAGCGAAAAAGCCCATCGTTCCAGAGCCTGCTAAAAATGATCAACAAGTTGTTCCCAAATCAGAATTACCAGTTACCCCGAAGAACAATGCTCAGAGCAAAGATAAGTCAAGTGAAGCAGGAGCAGTCAAGGAGGCtgccgaggagaagaaggagcaaaaGAAGTTGACGATTGggcaaaagatcaagaaggaagcccAGCATTATTGGGATGGCACCAAGCTTTTGGCCACGGAAGTCAAAATTAGTTCCAGACTAGCATTGAAGATGGCAGCGGGTTATGAGCTGAGCAGAAGAGAACACCGACAG CTCCAACGAACGGTCAAGGATCTTGGTCGCCTGGTTCCATTCTCTATGTTTGTCATTATTCCGTTTGCGGAGTTGTTGCTCCCTGTGGCTCTCAAGCTGTTCCCTAATATGCTGCCGAGCACATACGAGGGGCAGAAAGCtcgcgagaagaaggcattgAACCTGAGCTCTACACGGAAAGAAGTTTCTGGTTTCTTGAAAGATACGCTCAAGGAGAGCGGTCTTCCCGTGACGGCTGCTACCGTCAAAAATGAGGAGTTCGCAgaattcttcaagaaaaTCAGGACAACCGGAGAAGCACCTTCGACTGAGGATGTTATCAAAGTTTGCAAGGTTTTCAAAGATGACCTGACTCTGGACAACTTGTCTCGGCCTCAGTTGGTCGGTATTTGCAAGTATATGAACCTGAATTCGTTTGGCACTGATGCTATGCTCCGTTACAACATCCGACACCGCATGCGGCAGATCAAGCGCGATGATCGCGCTATTTTCTACGAGGGTGTTGAATCTCTTTCTGTGCCAGAATTGCAGATGGCATGCGCTTCTCGTGGTATTCGCACTCATGGTGTTTCCCCTGCTCGTCTGCGCGACGATCTCTCCACATGGCTCGATCTTCGTCTCAAGCAAGGCGTCCCATCTACGCTTCTTGTTCTGAGCAACGCATATGTTTACGCGCAGGGTGGTAAAGAGACAGAGATGTCATCTCAGATCGAAGCTCTTCAGGCGGTGCTGTCCAGCATTCCCGAGGAGCTGTTCCATGAAATTGAACTCGAGGTACACAATGCCGAGGGTGCTGCCACGAACAAGCAGCGTCTTGAGGTTATTAAGGAGCAGCAAGAGCTcattgaggaggagaacgAGCAGAACAGCGAGAACGAGGAGAAGGGTGTCGCCGCGCCTAAGGAtcatgaggatattgatgacaaggaagaagtcacCATTGAGGCCAAGTATCAGGGCCAATCCGGCGAGGCAGCCGAGGCTGTGGCCGAGGGCGAAAAGGTAGAAGAAGCACAGTTGAAAGACCCTTCGACCCAagccaaggatggaaaaAAGGAGACGACCTCCGCTTAA
- a CDS encoding NUDIX hydrolase (predicted protein), whose protein sequence is MVPLSRRAAVLLLLYADPKGDLRVVLTMRAKTLSSCRADSLEETPFQTARREAHEEIGLPDNDQSLPQPFVVEHLCELPANLARTELVVRPCVALLHSYDEKTGQDADPEVTLIPKLDAREVAAVFTAPFHNFLRMSDEGDWGGSPSDWYQGAWTEWHQSNWRMHQFFVPVRPQSVVRPRTANQQQKDAVNALEEKEKSGVLTRYRVFGMTARMLVDVARVAYAEEPEFEHNSHFGDERLIAQLRKMGRLSPLRKSGDILTREDMEKAAKLS, encoded by the exons ATGGTCCCGTTGTCACGACGAGCGGCGgttttgctgctgctctaTGCGGATCCTAAGGGGGATCTCCGGGTAGTTCTTACTATGCGGGCAAAGACTCTGAGTTCGT GCAGGGCCGACTCACTAGAAGAAACCCCATTTCAAACAGCACGACGTGAGGCGCACGAAGAGATTGGCTTGCCAGATAATGACCAATCGCTCCCTCAGCCCTTTGTCGTGGAGCATCTCTGCGAATTGCCGGCCAATCTTGCGAGAACGGAGCTTGTGGTTCGTCCATGTGTAGCACTACTTCACTCATATGATGAGAAGACCGGTCAGGATGCTGACCCTGAAGTGACATTAATCCCTAAATTGGATGCCAGGGAAGTTGCGGCGGTGTTCACGGCGCCATTTCATAATTTCTTACGTATGAGCGATGAGGGTGACTGGGGAGGAAGTCCATCGGATTGGTATCAAGGTGCTTGGACGGAGTGGCATCAGTCTAATTGGCGCA TGCACCAATTCTTCGTCCCTGTTCGACCTCAGTCGGTGGTCAGACCTCGCACTGCCAACCAACAACAGAAAGATGCTGTCAATGctctggaagaaaaggaaaagtctGGTGTGTTGACACGCTATCGGGTTTTCGGAATGACGGCTCGAATGCTGGTGGATGTTGCGCGGGTTGCATACGCAGAAGAGCCGGAATTCGAACATAACAGCCACTTTGGAGATGAGCGTCTTATCGCTCAGTTGCGGAAAATGGGACGTCTAAGTCCTCTCCGAAAGTCTGGGGATATTCTGACGCgagaggatatggagaaaGCTGCCAAGCTCAGCTAA